One segment of Carya illinoinensis cultivar Pawnee chromosome 1, C.illinoinensisPawnee_v1, whole genome shotgun sequence DNA contains the following:
- the LOC122286598 gene encoding uncharacterized protein LOC122286598, whose protein sequence is MADKSEITIEPQELRKSKRTKEVNLSLEAHLDEIKKTMSKMLSKMEEWEKSHKEVSTFNNTIAKMEVEVADVKDRLDIMEQSLEELGLEGQSEVLKESILSIVNPTIEAHYARNIAFQDRVLGELARLQEQMEEHWLGLEETRADWAMCKRAVANGNLNGVGVGATPRVDTSKPKEFDGKRDAKELDNYLWHMEWYFEALNMQDEPVKAHTASLYFTNLAGTWLRRKHGEIEKGTCTINTWDEFKHELKRQFYPENVALSARKRMKELKHTTSIRDYVEEFSSLMLQISNMSEEDLLFNFTDGLKPWVAQELKRHTVNDISTALTIAETLEEFEYHKSNNSSKPKTPKDNHAKGGGTKGYKTLYHKEKGDKPEYSKERKPKDACFLCNGPHWARDCPKRKALNAMLEEKEVQDQSHMGCLQLLNSLKANPKPSTKDRSLMYVEAEINGKKTHAMVDSGASHNFIKKEEAARLGISLEKGQGWLKAVNSDAKPLDGVARGVELQLGTWRGKLDFSVAPMDDFNIVLGMEFLRQFNVVSLPHYNSVCILEGGPCMVPTMSKPNTTQLLSAIQFKKGCKKGEISYLATLVEDDVKTSPAPPKEIMDVLIEYEDVMPPKLPKKLPPRREVDHQIELEPSAKPPAKAPYRMSPPELKELRRQLKELLDVGFIRPSKAPYGAPVLFQRKHDGSLRLCIDYRALNKVTIKNKYPIPLIADLFDQLGHAKYFSKLDLRSGYYQVRIAEGDESKTTCVTHYGAYEFLVMPFGLTNAPATFCTLMNKIFHPYLDRFVVVYLDDIVIYSTTLKEHVEHLRIVFKVLKENQLYVKKEKCSFAMDKVHFLGHKIHDGKLSMEEGKVKAIKGWDPPTRVIKLRSFLGLVNYYRRFIKGYSARAFPLTDLLKKNNSWKWTPKCQEDFEDLKMGIIEELVLALPDCTKTYEVQTDASDFAIGGVLMQEGHPIAYESRKLNVLKGDTRWKRKR, encoded by the coding sequence ATGGCGGATAAAAGTGAGATCACCATCGAGCCCCAAGAACTTCGGAAGAGCAAGAGAACGAAAGAGGTAAATCTATCTTTGGAAGCTCATCTTGACGAGATCAAGAAGACTATGTCAAAGATGCTGTCCAAGATGGAGGAATGGGAAAAGTCTCACAAGGAAGTGAGCACTTTCAACAACACTATTGCCAAGATGGAAGTGGAGGTGGCGGATGTCAAGGATCGACTTGACATTATGGAGCAAAGTTTGGAAGAGCTAGGATTGGAGGGCCAATCCGAGGTGCTTAAGGAATCCATACTAAGCATTGTTAACCCCACTATCGAGGCACATTATGCGAGAAACATTGCCTTCCAAGATCGGGTCTTGGGTGAGTTGGCAAGACTCCAGGAGCAAATGGAGGAACACTGGCTAGGTTTGGAGGAAACCAGGGCCGACTGGGCCATGTGCAAGCGGGCCGTGGCCAATGGGAACCTCAACGGGGTTGGGGTGGGAGCTACTCCAAGGGTGGATACTTCGAAACCAAAGGAATTTGATGGCAAGCGGGATGCCAAAGAGCTAGATAACTACTTGTGGCATATGGAGTGGTATTTCGAAGCGTTGAATATGCAAGACGAGCCAGTTAAGGCACACACTGCCTCCCTCTATTTTACTAATCTTGCGGGTACTTGGTTGCGACGTAAGCATGGCGAGATAGAGAAAGGCACTTGTACCATTAATACGTGGGACGAGTTCAAGCATGAACTCAAAAGGCAATTCTACCCTGAGAACGTAGCCCTAAGTGCTCGAAAGAGgatgaaggagttgaagcatACCACTTCCATCCGTGACTATGTCGAGGAATTCTCCTCCCTCATGCTCCAAATTTCTAATATGAGTGAAGAGGATCTCCTTTTCAACTTCACTGATGGTCTTAAACCATGGGTGGCTCAAGAGCTCAAGCGTCATACTGTCAATGACATCTCTACAGCTCTTACTATTGCCGAAACCTTGGAGGAGTTTGAGTATCACAAGAGTAACAACTCTTCTAAACCCAAGACCCCCAAGGATAACCATGCCAAAGGTGGAGGAACAAAGGGCTACAAAACTTTATACCACAAGGAGAAGGGAGATAAGCCCGAATACTCAAAGGAGAGGAAACCCAAGgatgcttgcttcctttgtaaTGGGCCACATTGGGCTAGGGATTGTCCTAAGAGGAAGGCCCTCAATGCAATGCTCGAGGAGAAAGAAGTACAAGATCAATCACACATGGGGTGTTTACAACTTCTTAACTCTCTCAAGGCTAACCCCAAGCCATCCACTAAGGATAGATCCTTGATGTATGTGGAAGCCGAAATCAATGGAAAGAAAACTCATGCTATGGTGGATTCTGGTGCTTCTCATAACTTCATCAAGAAGGAAGAGGCTGCTAGGCTTGGAATCTCACTCGAAAAGGGCCAAGGGTGGCTCAAGGCGGTAAACTCGGATGCTAAACCGCTTGATGGCGTGGCTCGAGGTgtggagctacaacttggcacATGGAGAGGTAAGCTTGACTTCTCTGTTGCTCCTATGGATGATTTCAATATTGTGCTGGGTATGGAATTTTTGAGACAATTCAACGTGGTATCACTCCCTCACTACAACTCGGTATGCATCCTGGAGGGAGGTCCATGTATGGTACCCACTATGTCCAAACCAAACACTACCCAGCTTCTTTCTGCTATACAATTTAAAAAGGGATGTAAGAAGGGTGAGATATCATACTTGGCTACCTTGGTGGAAGACGATGTGAAGACTTCCCCCGCACCACCAAAGGAGATCATGGATGTTCTTATAGAATATGAAGATGTCATGCCACCCAAGTTACCAAAGAAACTTCCACCTAGGAGGGAGGTGGATCATCAAATTGAGTTGGAACCCAGTGCAAAACCACCCGCAAAGGCACCATATCGAATGTCTCCACCTGAGCTCAAGGAGCTTAGGAGACAACTCAAAGAATTATTGGATGTCGGTTTCATCCGACCATCAAAAGCACCTTATGGAGCCCCGGTACTCTTTCAAAGGAAGCATGATGGATCTCTAAGGTTATGCATCGACTATCGGGCCCTCAACAAGGTAaccataaaaaacaaataccCTATTCCTTTGATTGCcgatttgtttgatcaactTGGCCATgcaaaatatttctctaaacTCGACTTGAGATCGGGGTACTACCAAGTGCGGATTGCAGAAGGCGACGAGTCAAAGACCACTTGTGTCACTCACTATGGGGCATATGAGTTCCTtgtgatgccctttggcctcaCTAATGCACCCGCTACATTTTGTACTCTCATGAACAAGATTTTCCATCCTTACCTGGATCGATTTGTGGTGGTTTAtcttgatgatattgtgatttatAGCACCACTCTTAAGGAGCATGTTGAACACCTACGAATTGTGTTCAAAGTCTTGAAGGAAAATCAACTTTATGTCAAGAAGGAGAAATGTTCTTTTGCTATGGATAAAGTTCACTTCCTTGGCCACAAGATTCATGATGGGAAACTTAGCATGGAGGAAGGAAAGGTGAAGGCTATCAAAGGGTGGGATCCTCCCACAAGGGTTATTAAGCTCCGTTCTTTTCTTGGGCTTGTTAACTACTATCGAAGATTTATCAAGGGATACTCTGCAAGAGCTTTCCCCCTCACTGATCTACTCAAGAAGAACAACTCATGGAAGTGGACACCTAAGTGTCAAGAAGACTTTGAAGACTTGAAGATGGGCATTATTGAAGAACTGGTCCTTGCACTACCTGATTGCACCAAAACCTATGAGGTACAAACCGATGCTTCCGACTTTGCCATTGGGGGTGTTCTTATGCAAGAGGGACATCCCATTGCCTATGAGAGTCGCAAGCTCAATGTACTGAAAGGCGATACACGGTGGAAGAGAAAGAGATGA